A genomic window from Rhizobium sp. 007 includes:
- a CDS encoding Lrp/AsnC family transcriptional regulator — MAQKIADETDRRILKELTADARITNNELAERVGLSASACLRRLRRLEETGVIKGYTALVDPTAEGFTMTAIASVRLSRQHEDEIQMFETAVRSWDEVLECHLVTGSRDYVLKVMSAGLDQYERFIKEKIARLKCVDTIETSFVMNTIKERRI; from the coding sequence ATGGCGCAGAAAATTGCCGATGAGACGGACCGGCGAATCCTGAAGGAACTGACGGCCGATGCGCGGATCACCAACAACGAGCTTGCCGAGCGCGTGGGGCTTTCAGCTTCCGCATGCCTTCGCCGGCTGCGGCGGCTGGAGGAGACGGGCGTCATAAAGGGCTACACGGCGCTCGTCGATCCGACCGCGGAAGGCTTTACGATGACGGCAATCGCCTCCGTACGGCTCAGCCGCCAGCACGAGGACGAGATCCAGATGTTCGAGACTGCCGTGCGCAGCTGGGACGAAGTGCTCGAGTGCCATCTCGTCACCGGTTCGCGCGACTACGTCCTGAAGGTGATGAGCGCGGGGCTGGATCAATACGAGCGCTTCATCAAGGAGAAGATCGCGCGGTTGAAATGCGTCGATACGATCGAGACCAGCTTTGTGATGAACACCATCAAGGAGCGGCGCATCTAG